A genomic segment from Sphingopyxis sp. DBS4 encodes:
- a CDS encoding heparinase II/III family protein: MTSPPSSPIPDPGDDAPPLDDSIEPGKRLIRLPADKGLSLGDRIANQITRLTWRTPLHAFRLKGRFPLKLLGVPADPVPGDMRAGTAIRAGHFLHRGLKLPLNELDFATLAVAPAFADYLHSFAWLRDLAATGTRADGAPIAEAVVRQWLAAHGEAVSEPAWQADNTGWRILFWAAHAPLILSSSDLIYRSAVLNHLARAARHLDRVADKTRPGTGQLVAWIGIVAASLLMPGGEPRQVFGEAGLRKVIETSFYADGGNIARSPQAQLDAVMALAMLARVYDMRRMEVPPFVQEVLARAVPALLGLVHSDGGMGNWQGSGATSALHIQYVVAASGVRTRPLKQARDWGYQRLVANKVVLLADAAPPPIARVTEAGCASTLAFELSDGDERIVVNCGGAALTGATIPADLARGLRTTAAHSTLTIADSNSTAILPSGALGRGVTEVELDRRETPQGSRVEMSHDGYARRHGFIHRRLLILAPNGRELRGEDMLLPAPRSRRKGDKRFTLRFHLGRNLSASLTADKLGALLRISGGPLWQFRTSDGVLEIEESLWVDGDGRPHPTEQLVVTGTAPAGGASIGWIFKHIG, encoded by the coding sequence GTGACCTCTCCCCCATCCAGCCCGATTCCCGATCCGGGTGATGACGCCCCGCCGCTCGACGATTCGATCGAGCCCGGCAAGAGGCTGATCCGCCTGCCTGCCGACAAGGGGCTGTCGCTTGGCGACCGCATCGCCAACCAGATCACCCGGCTGACCTGGCGCACGCCGCTCCACGCCTTTCGGTTGAAGGGGCGCTTTCCGCTGAAATTGCTCGGCGTGCCGGCCGATCCGGTGCCCGGCGACATGCGCGCAGGCACCGCGATCCGCGCCGGTCACTTCCTCCACCGCGGGCTGAAGTTGCCGCTAAACGAGCTCGATTTCGCGACGCTTGCGGTCGCGCCGGCCTTTGCCGACTATCTCCACAGCTTCGCCTGGCTCCGCGACCTCGCCGCGACCGGCACCCGCGCCGACGGCGCCCCGATCGCCGAGGCGGTCGTGCGCCAGTGGCTCGCCGCACATGGCGAGGCAGTCAGCGAACCCGCGTGGCAGGCCGACAATACGGGCTGGCGCATCCTCTTCTGGGCCGCCCACGCGCCGCTGATCCTGTCGTCGAGCGACCTCATCTATCGCTCGGCGGTGCTCAACCATCTCGCGCGCGCCGCGCGCCATCTCGACCGCGTCGCCGACAAGACGCGCCCCGGCACCGGCCAGCTCGTCGCATGGATCGGCATCGTCGCCGCGTCGCTGCTGATGCCCGGCGGCGAGCCGCGGCAGGTGTTCGGCGAGGCCGGGCTGCGCAAGGTGATCGAGACGAGCTTCTATGCCGACGGCGGCAATATCGCGCGCTCGCCGCAAGCGCAGCTCGACGCGGTGATGGCGCTGGCGATGCTCGCGCGCGTCTATGACATGCGCCGCATGGAGGTGCCGCCCTTCGTGCAGGAGGTGCTCGCGCGCGCCGTTCCCGCGCTGCTCGGCCTCGTCCACAGCGATGGCGGCATGGGCAATTGGCAGGGCAGCGGCGCGACGTCCGCCCTCCATATCCAATATGTCGTCGCCGCGAGCGGCGTCCGCACCCGCCCGCTCAAGCAAGCGCGCGACTGGGGCTATCAACGGCTCGTCGCGAACAAGGTCGTGCTGCTCGCCGACGCCGCGCCGCCGCCGATCGCGCGGGTGACCGAAGCGGGCTGCGCCTCGACCCTTGCCTTCGAGCTCAGCGACGGCGACGAGCGTATCGTCGTCAATTGCGGCGGTGCCGCGCTGACCGGCGCGACGATCCCCGCCGACCTCGCGCGCGGGCTCCGCACCACTGCCGCCCATTCGACGCTGACGATCGCCGACAGCAATTCAACCGCGATCCTGCCGAGCGGCGCGCTCGGCCGCGGGGTGACCGAGGTCGAGCTCGACCGGCGCGAGACGCCGCAGGGCAGCCGCGTCGAGATGAGCCACGACGGCTATGCCCGCCGCCACGGCTTCATCCACCGTCGCCTGCTGATCCTCGCCCCCAACGGCCGCGAGCTGCGCGGCGAGGACATGCTGCTCCCCGCCCCGCGCAGCCGCCGCAAGGGCGACAAGCGCTTCACGCTGCGCTTCCATCTCGGGCGCAACCTGTCGGCGAGCCTGACCGCCGACAAATTGGGGGCGCTGCTCCGCATATCGGGCGGGCCGTTATGGCAATTCCGCACCTCCGACGGCGTGCTGGAAATCGAGGAAAGCCTGTGG
- the rpe gene encoding ribulose-phosphate 3-epimerase — MTAAPSSVRIAPSILSADFARLGEEVRAIEAAGADWVHIDVMDGHFVPNLTIGPMVVKALRPHSALPFDVHLMISPVDGFLDAFAAAGADIITVHPEAGPHIHRSVQHIKSLGKQAGVSLNPATPAKMLDYLIDDIDLVLVMSVNPGFGGQSFITSQLRKIEAVRKMIEKSGRDIRLEVDGGIDAATAPLAIDAGADVLVAGTATFRGGPDAYADNIRRLRGA; from the coding sequence ATGACCGCCGCACCCTCCTCCGTCCGCATCGCCCCGTCGATTCTCAGCGCCGACTTCGCGCGGCTGGGCGAGGAAGTCCGGGCGATCGAGGCCGCGGGAGCCGACTGGGTGCATATCGACGTGATGGACGGCCATTTCGTCCCGAACCTGACGATTGGCCCGATGGTCGTGAAGGCGCTGCGTCCGCATTCGGCGCTGCCCTTCGACGTGCATCTGATGATCTCGCCCGTCGATGGCTTCCTCGACGCCTTCGCCGCGGCGGGTGCCGACATCATCACCGTCCATCCCGAAGCCGGGCCGCACATCCACCGCAGCGTCCAGCACATCAAGTCGCTCGGCAAGCAGGCGGGCGTCTCGCTCAATCCCGCGACCCCGGCGAAGATGCTCGACTATCTGATCGACGACATCGACCTGGTGCTGGTGATGAGCGTCAATCCGGGCTTCGGCGGGCAGAGCTTCATCACCAGCCAGCTTCGCAAGATCGAGGCGGTCAGGAAGATGATCGAGAAATCGGGCCGCGACATCCGCCTCGAAGTCGACGGCGGCATCGACGCGGCGACCGCGCCGCTCGCGATCGACGCGGGCGCCGACGTGCTCGTCGCCGGCACCGCGACCTTCAGGGGCGGACCCGACGCTTACGCCGACAATATCCGGCGCCTTCGCGGCGCCTGA